In the Desulfuromonas sp. DDH964 genome, ACTTCGCCGACGCGACGGCGCTGGAGCTGGTGCGCAAGTACGACAACGTCGTCGTCACCCGCACCTTCTCCAAGAGCTACCAGCTCGCCGGCATGCGCCTTGGCCTCGCCCTCGCCCGCTCCGAGGTAATCGCCGGTCTCGACAAGATCCGCGACCACTACCATCTCGACCGCCTGGCACTGGTGGCGGCGAGCGCGGCGCTGCGCGACCAGGCCTACCTGAAGGAGACGGTGGCCAGAATCCGCGCTACCCGGGCGCGTTTCGTCACCGGCCTCCAGGCGATCGGCTACACCAGCATCGACTCGCAGACCAACTTCGTTTTCGCCTCGCCGCCGGACCGTGACGGCAAGCGGGTTTATGATGCTCTCTACGCCCGCAAGATCCTGGTGCGCTACTTCTCCGACCCGCTGCTTCGCCATGGTCTGCGGATCACCGTCGGCACCGATGCCGAGATTGACGCTCTGCTGGCGGCGCTGCGGGAGATCGGGTAAATCCTAATCGCCACAGAGACACGGAGACCCAGAGGGAACCGAAAATTGAGCCAAGGTTCAAACCGTCTTTTCGATATTGATTTTCTCCGTGTCTCTGTGCCTCTGTGGCTAATGATCTATGCCTGAATTGCCTTTTGCGCAGGTTGCCCCGCTCCTCCTCGCCTGGTACGGCAAGGCCGGCCGCGACCTCCCCTGGCGCAACACACGCGACCCCTACCGGGTCTGGCTTTCGGAGATCATGCTGCAGCAGACCGGAGTGGCGGCGGTCATTCCCTATTTCGAAAAATTCCTGGCGCGCTTCCCCGATCTGGAGGCCCTGGCCACGGCCCCGGTGGAAGAGGTTATCGAACTCTGGGCGGGTTTGGGCTACTACTCCCGCGCCCGCAACCTGCACGCGACAGCGCGCGAGGTGGTCGCTGGCTACGCCGGGAGCTTTCCGCAAACGCTGGAGGCGCTGACGGCGCTCCCCGGTATTGGCCGTTCCACCGCCGGGGCGATCCTCTCCATCGCGTTTGATGTGCCGGCCCCGATCCTCGACGGCAACGTGCGCCGGGTCCTCTGCCGGCTCTTCGCCTGGCAGGAAGACCCGCGCAGCAGCGCCGCCGAAAGGCAGCTCTGGCGCTGGGCCGAAGCCCTGACGCCGCTTGATCGTCCCCACGACTACGCCCAGGCGATCATGGACCTTGGTGCCACCCTCTGTACCCCGACTGCCCCCGCCTGCGAGCGTTGCCCGCTGGAGAACCTCTGCCAGGGGCGGGCGCTGGGGATCGCTGCCGAACTGCCGCGTCGCCAAAACAGGCAGAAGGTGCCGACCCGGATCCAGGTCGCCCTGCTGCTCGATTGCGACGGTTCCTTCCTGGTACGTCGTCGCCCCCTTGCCGGCATGCTGGCCGGGCTCTGGGAGTTCCCCGGGACGGCGGTGGCGGCGGGGGAAACCCCGGAGGTGGCCGCGGGGCGGTTGCTGCGCGAATTGGGCGGGGAGGGGAGACTGCGTTTCGCCGGCGGTATCGAGCATGCCTACAGTCACTTCAGGCTCGACCTGCACCTCTTTCGGGCCGACGCGCCGGCAGCGCTGCAGGTGGCGGAAGCGGCCGAGAGCCGTTGGTTGACCCGGGCCGAGCTCGCCGGCTTTCCCCTGCACGGCGCCCACAAAAAGGCGCTGGTGCTGTTGTAAAACCGAGCAGGGCGTCTCTCACCCGTTCGCTTTGCTCTCTTGAGATCACGGAGGAAACCTCTTCTGTTGGTAACTCCCCTTGGGTCTGTCCACTGTCATTTCCGTTGACACAGTCAGCGCCGCACTTTTCTGGCCCCTTATTTTGAATCCCTCGGTGCTCTCCGTGTTCTCTGTGCGAGACGCCCCTGGTATTCACATCCCCTGGAGTATTCATGCCCGCACCGATCCTGACCGAAAGTTCCGCCGTCGCC is a window encoding:
- the mutY gene encoding A/G-specific adenine glycosylase; amino-acid sequence: MPELPFAQVAPLLLAWYGKAGRDLPWRNTRDPYRVWLSEIMLQQTGVAAVIPYFEKFLARFPDLEALATAPVEEVIELWAGLGYYSRARNLHATAREVVAGYAGSFPQTLEALTALPGIGRSTAGAILSIAFDVPAPILDGNVRRVLCRLFAWQEDPRSSAAERQLWRWAEALTPLDRPHDYAQAIMDLGATLCTPTAPACERCPLENLCQGRALGIAAELPRRQNRQKVPTRIQVALLLDCDGSFLVRRRPLAGMLAGLWEFPGTAVAAGETPEVAAGRLLRELGGEGRLRFAGGIEHAYSHFRLDLHLFRADAPAALQVAEAAESRWLTRAELAGFPLHGAHKKALVLL